The Methanobrevibacter oralis genomic sequence AGGTGTTGGAATATCTTTATCTAAATCCATGTGTCGTACATTAGACTTAGATTTAGATGCTAAAATTGGATACATTGCTGATGAAGATGTTTTAAAAATTGAAGAAATTTTAGAAAATCCTCAAAAATTTGACATTCCAACTTGGATGTTAAATCGTAGAGAAGATTATGAAACTGGAGATAATATTCATTTAATTGAATCTGATCTTGACATGATTTTAAGAGATGATTTAAACAGGATGAAGAAAACCAGAAGTTATAAAGGTAGAAGGCACGAAGTTGGTTTACCTGTTAGAGGTCAAAGAACTAAATCTACTTTCAGAAAAAGTTCTTCAGTTGGTGTAAAACGTTCAAGATAATCAGAACTTTTTTTATAATAATTTAATCAATTTTATAAGGAGATATTTTAATGGGACAACCTAGAAAATCAAGGAAAAAGTATAATACACCACCTCATCCTTGGAATGCAGAAAGAATTAAAGATGAAAACAAATTAATGACTAAATACGGTTTAAAAAATAAAAAAGAAATTTGGAAAGCTGATACTTTAGTTAGAAGATACAGTAGGGAAGCAAGATATTTACTTGGTTTCTCTCAAGATCAAATGCAAGAAGAAAAATTAGAATTATTAG encodes the following:
- a CDS encoding 30S ribosomal protein S13, yielding MEDDFKHLVRISRKDVNGNKTIEQALTEIKGVGISLSKSMCRTLDLDLDAKIGYIADEDVLKIEEILENPQKFDIPTWMLNRREDYETGDNIHLIESDLDMILRDDLNRMKKTRSYKGRRHEVGLPVRGQRTKSTFRKSSSVGVKRSR